In one Thioclava sp. ES.031 genomic region, the following are encoded:
- a CDS encoding ParB N-terminal domain-containing protein: MLQKTVFPINRVRVPVKRAKTLDTAKMTALAENILEHGQLTPIRVRADGENFVLIEGLHRLEALKALGEETVDGYLVHARLH; this comes from the coding sequence ATGCTTCAGAAAACCGTCTTCCCCATCAATCGCGTCCGCGTGCCTGTCAAGCGTGCCAAGACGCTCGACACTGCAAAGATGACCGCACTGGCCGAGAACATTCTCGAACACGGCCAACTTACTCCGATCAGGGTCCGCGCGGACGGGGAGAACTTTGTGCTGATCGAGGGCCTCCATCGGCTCGAGGCGCTGAAGGCGCTTGGCGAGGAAACGGTTGACGGCTACCTCGTCCATGCCCGCCTACACTAA
- a CDS encoding site-specific integrase: protein MPKLTKRAVDALLPRESDYFVWDTEIKGFGLRVLRSGAKTYQAQYRKGGRTRRVSLGRHGNITADQARLKAREVMGLVAKGDNPAEKISQHRRAPTVAALCDRFMAAHVEERCKPRTQKEYKRALELFIKPALGAFKVVDVERKDISELHHKFRHIPYQANRTLGVLSKMFNLAEVWGLRPDGSNPCRHVPKYREQKRERYLTGAELQRLGSTLSTVEAEGSETPYIVAAFRLLLLTGCRLNEIQTLKWEYITPRGIELPDSKTGARRIPLPDVARDVLTALPRVPGNPYVIVGKVEGRYATDFQHPWRRIRDRAGLPDVRIHDLRHTYASNAVSSGMPIQMVGRLLGHTQLQTTMRYAHLADDPVNRAAEENAAQLSAAIGAPADRGLTLRVVS, encoded by the coding sequence ATGCCGAAACTGACCAAGCGGGCCGTTGATGCGTTGCTGCCCAGAGAGAGCGATTACTTTGTCTGGGATACCGAAATTAAAGGCTTCGGCCTTCGGGTGCTGCGCTCGGGCGCCAAGACCTACCAAGCGCAGTATCGTAAAGGTGGCCGCACGCGCCGCGTTTCGCTCGGGCGGCACGGGAACATCACCGCAGATCAGGCACGCCTTAAGGCGCGCGAGGTTATGGGGCTCGTGGCGAAGGGCGACAACCCTGCCGAGAAAATCTCCCAGCACCGCCGCGCACCGACCGTGGCGGCGCTCTGCGACCGCTTCATGGCGGCCCATGTGGAAGAACGCTGCAAACCCCGCACCCAGAAGGAATACAAGCGGGCGCTGGAGCTCTTCATCAAGCCCGCTCTTGGCGCCTTCAAGGTGGTGGACGTGGAGAGGAAGGACATTTCCGAGCTGCATCACAAGTTCCGCCATATTCCCTATCAGGCGAACCGGACGCTGGGCGTGCTGTCCAAGATGTTCAATCTGGCCGAGGTCTGGGGGCTGCGCCCCGACGGCTCCAATCCGTGCCGCCATGTCCCGAAGTACCGAGAGCAGAAACGCGAACGTTACCTGACCGGTGCGGAGCTGCAGCGGCTGGGCTCCACACTGAGCACCGTGGAGGCCGAAGGCTCGGAGACGCCTTACATAGTCGCCGCATTCCGGCTCTTGCTCCTTACCGGCTGTAGGCTGAACGAAATCCAGACCCTCAAGTGGGAGTACATTACGCCTCGCGGCATTGAGCTGCCCGACAGCAAAACCGGCGCCCGGCGTATCCCCTTGCCCGATGTGGCGCGCGACGTACTGACCGCCCTGCCCCGTGTGCCGGGCAACCCTTACGTTATCGTCGGGAAGGTCGAGGGGCGCTACGCTACCGATTTCCAGCACCCGTGGCGGCGTATCCGAGACCGAGCGGGTCTTCCAGATGTGCGCATTCACGACCTGAGGCACACCTATGCGTCCAACGCAGTGTCCTCCGGCATGCCGATCCAAATGGTCGGGCGGCTGCTCGGGCACACCCAGCTGCAGACCACGATGCGTTATGCCCACCTCGCCGATGATCCCGTGAACCGGGCCGCAGAGGAGAACGCCGCCCAGCTGAGCGCGGCCATTGGCGCGCCCGCAGATCGGGGCCTTACGTTACGGGTGGTGAGCTGA
- a CDS encoding LA2681 family HEPN domain-containing protein: protein MSPIAGQAFEDRFRARVHFGSVMRDSTASHELRSQALTNIGILLLSTSRWVEALDCFQKALKILPRNGVAAYQEMRHLMGLARLFYRKSEVYQTYSHVDTLLERVRQLSDVVSSNYDTVVEFSGIDALPTVRKAVEDAANIKPGPEQIIDNQYFKFVDANGLALSLHCSAEEYLSGRFDFLTVPSIHAKVSDGHRVPEIFSMINVMKSDFAFARQVYFDVREFDIDTPFFETTPHADTLDYAVYGVRFSALTSAQRIAFDILDKIAVALACYLGVKKAHEASFSRVWGRTGKGGVFSLNEEIAASFRLGNPGLIALYNIYHDISKDDSRGVGFMEAHKSYRNSSTHRFTVLHDDMFPNNYSSLSSAVDHMHLQRFECLTLDSLKLARAALFYFVDTINFAEEASRTDKGGIIISSTVPDHDYIRGR, encoded by the coding sequence ATGTCTCCAATTGCTGGTCAAGCGTTTGAAGATCGCTTCCGTGCGAGAGTTCATTTTGGATCGGTCATGCGCGATAGCACGGCTTCTCATGAACTTAGGTCACAAGCATTGACCAATATTGGAATTCTTCTTCTGAGCACTTCTCGTTGGGTAGAAGCTCTTGATTGCTTTCAGAAAGCGCTGAAAATCTTGCCGCGTAACGGCGTCGCTGCATATCAGGAGATGCGACACTTGATGGGTCTCGCGAGGCTATTTTATCGTAAGTCAGAAGTCTATCAAACTTACTCTCATGTCGATACTCTTCTTGAGCGCGTTCGACAGCTTTCCGACGTGGTTTCATCTAACTATGACACCGTGGTGGAGTTTTCGGGGATAGACGCGTTGCCAACTGTTAGGAAAGCTGTTGAGGACGCAGCTAACATCAAACCTGGCCCTGAACAAATAATCGATAATCAATATTTCAAATTCGTAGACGCGAATGGATTGGCGTTATCGCTCCATTGCAGCGCTGAAGAGTATTTATCCGGCCGCTTTGATTTCCTGACTGTTCCATCCATACATGCGAAAGTATCAGACGGGCACAGGGTCCCTGAGATTTTCTCTATGATTAACGTGATGAAATCTGACTTCGCTTTCGCTCGACAGGTATATTTTGATGTACGAGAGTTCGATATTGACACGCCGTTCTTTGAAACAACCCCTCACGCAGATACTTTGGACTATGCCGTGTACGGTGTCCGCTTTTCTGCTCTGACAAGCGCACAACGCATTGCTTTCGATATCTTGGATAAGATTGCGGTTGCTTTGGCGTGCTATCTAGGAGTGAAGAAGGCACATGAAGCTAGCTTTTCCCGTGTCTGGGGCAGGACAGGAAAGGGTGGAGTATTCAGTTTGAACGAAGAGATCGCAGCCTCTTTCAGATTGGGAAACCCGGGTTTAATTGCACTCTATAATATTTACCATGACATTTCGAAAGATGATAGCCGAGGAGTCGGCTTTATGGAGGCACATAAGAGCTACAGAAATAGCTCAACGCACCGCTTTACAGTTCTTCATGATGATATGTTTCCCAACAACTATTCGTCTTTATCGTCGGCAGTGGACCATATGCATCTTCAAAGGTTTGAATGCCTAACTCTGGATTCACTTAAGCTGGCAAGAGCGGCGCTGTTTTATTTTGTAGATACAATCAACTTTGCCGAAGAGGCGAGCCGTACTGATAAGGGGGGTATTATTATATCATCAACAGTTCCTGACCATGACTACATTAGAGGTCGGTAA
- a CDS encoding NADH:flavin oxidoreductase, translated as MSSDPLLQPYQLKHLTLKNRLMITSHEPAYPEDGMPKDRYRAYHVERARAGVALTMTAGSASVARDSPPVFNNILAWKDEVVGWMKELTDACHEHDCAVMIQLTHLGRRTRWDKADWLPVVSSSHEREASHKAFPKKAEDWDIARIIEDYADAAERMKAAGLDGIELQAYGHLMDQFWSPLTNDLDGPYGGSLENRLRFTFDTLKAIRARVGEEFIVGVRYTGDEDLPGGITREEGLEISQRLKDSGMVDFLNVVKGHIDTDAGLTDVIPVQGMRSAPHLDFAGEIRAATKFPTFHAAKIQDVATARHAIAEGKLDMVGMTRAHMADPHIVAKIMRGEEERIRPCVGANYCLDRIYQGGMALCLHNPSTGRELEVPHEIAKADASRRVVIVGAGPAGLEAARVAAERGHEVIVHEAANDPGGQVRLTAQSKRRHEMIQLIQWRFAECERLGVSFRFNSYADADTIRAEQPDVVVIATGGLPHTEVLDAGDDLVVSSWDILSGDARPGSNVLIYDDAGDYAALQAAETLAASGAKVEIMTRDRNFSSEVMAMSLTPSLRELQARDATFTVLWKLTGVAKAGNGLVARVGSDYGAFTRERQVDQVVVNHGTRPLDDIYFDLREDASNQGEVDYEALIAGQPQSVTRNPNGAYQLFRIGDAVAARNTHAAIYDALRLMRTV; from the coding sequence ATGTCCAGTGATCCGCTTCTGCAGCCCTATCAGCTCAAGCATCTGACGCTGAAGAACCGCCTGATGATCACGAGCCACGAGCCCGCCTACCCCGAGGACGGGATGCCCAAGGATCGCTACCGGGCCTATCATGTCGAGCGGGCGCGCGCGGGCGTGGCGCTGACGATGACGGCGGGCTCCGCCTCCGTCGCCCGCGACAGCCCGCCGGTCTTCAACAACATCCTCGCTTGGAAAGACGAGGTTGTCGGCTGGATGAAAGAGCTGACGGATGCCTGCCACGAGCACGACTGCGCCGTGATGATCCAGCTGACCCATCTCGGGCGCCGCACCCGCTGGGACAAGGCCGACTGGCTTCCGGTCGTCTCGTCGAGCCACGAACGCGAGGCCTCGCACAAGGCCTTCCCGAAGAAGGCCGAGGATTGGGACATCGCGCGCATCATCGAGGACTACGCCGACGCCGCCGAACGCATGAAAGCGGCAGGGCTCGACGGGATCGAGCTGCAAGCCTATGGCCACCTGATGGATCAGTTCTGGTCGCCTCTGACCAACGATCTGGACGGCCCCTATGGCGGCAGCTTGGAGAACCGTCTGCGCTTCACCTTCGACACGCTCAAAGCGATCCGCGCGCGTGTGGGCGAGGAGTTCATCGTGGGCGTGCGCTACACCGGCGACGAGGACCTGCCCGGCGGCATCACCCGCGAAGAGGGGCTGGAAATCTCGCAGCGTCTGAAAGACAGCGGCATGGTCGATTTCCTCAACGTGGTGAAGGGCCATATCGACACCGATGCGGGCCTGACCGATGTGATCCCGGTGCAGGGCATGCGCAGCGCGCCGCATCTGGATTTCGCCGGAGAGATCCGCGCAGCCACCAAGTTCCCGACCTTCCACGCCGCCAAGATTCAGGATGTCGCCACCGCGCGGCACGCGATCGCGGAGGGCAAGCTCGACATGGTCGGCATGACCCGCGCCCATATGGCCGACCCGCATATCGTCGCCAAGATCATGCGCGGCGAAGAAGAGCGTATCCGCCCCTGCGTCGGCGCGAATTACTGCCTCGACCGGATTTATCAGGGCGGCATGGCGCTGTGCCTGCACAACCCCTCGACCGGGCGCGAGTTGGAAGTCCCCCATGAGATCGCGAAGGCCGATGCGTCGCGCCGCGTGGTCATCGTCGGGGCCGGTCCGGCGGGGCTCGAGGCCGCCCGGGTGGCCGCCGAACGCGGTCATGAGGTTATCGTGCATGAGGCCGCCAACGATCCCGGCGGACAGGTGCGCCTGACCGCGCAATCCAAGCGCCGCCACGAGATGATCCAGCTGATCCAATGGCGTTTCGCGGAATGCGAGCGTCTCGGCGTGAGCTTCCGGTTCAACAGCTATGCCGACGCGGACACCATCCGCGCAGAACAGCCCGATGTCGTCGTGATCGCGACCGGCGGGCTGCCGCATACCGAGGTGCTGGACGCAGGCGACGATCTCGTCGTCTCGTCCTGGGACATCCTCTCGGGAGACGCCCGCCCCGGCAGCAACGTGCTGATCTATGATGACGCCGGAGACTACGCCGCCCTGCAGGCCGCCGAGACCCTCGCCGCCAGCGGTGCCAAGGTCGAAATCATGACGCGCGACCGCAATTTCTCCTCCGAGGTCATGGCGATGTCCCTGACCCCGTCTTTGCGCGAATTGCAGGCCCGCGACGCGACCTTCACCGTGCTTTGGAAACTGACCGGCGTGGCGAAGGCCGGAAACGGCTTGGTCGCGCGCGTCGGCAGCGATTATGGCGCTTTCACCCGCGAGCGGCAGGTCGATCAGGTCGTCGTCAATCACGGCACCCGCCCGCTCGACGACATCTATTTCGATCTGCGCGAAGACGCGAGCAATCAGGGCGAAGTCGATTACGAAGCCCTGATCGCCGGCCAGCCGCAATCGGTCACGCGAAATCCGAACGGCGCCTATCAGCTCTTCCGCATCGGCGACGCCGTCGCCGCGCGCAACACCCATGCAGCAATCTACGATGCCCTGCGGCTGATGCGCACGGTCTGA
- a CDS encoding AlpA family transcriptional regulator, which produces MQEIRDQHAGNPDHLDKLIDEKQAADYLCQSVRTLQKWRLTGFGPQFYKPGRSVRYRRRDLAAWIEARRRASTSQGATI; this is translated from the coding sequence ATGCAGGAGATACGGGATCAACATGCAGGAAATCCTGACCACCTCGACAAGCTGATCGATGAAAAACAGGCGGCCGACTACCTTTGTCAAAGCGTGCGTACGCTGCAGAAATGGCGGCTGACCGGTTTCGGGCCGCAGTTCTACAAGCCGGGCCGCTCGGTACGTTACCGGCGTCGCGATCTGGCAGCATGGATCGAAGCACGGCGCCGGGCCAGTACCAGCCAAGGCGCCACCATATGA